A region of Curvibacter sp. AEP1-3 DNA encodes the following proteins:
- a CDS encoding phosphoribosylanthranilate isomerase gives MNASTTHTDTYIRTRIKICGLTREQDVDAAVAAGADAIGFVLYAKSPRAVTAERAAELAKRLPPFVTPVLLFVNANATEIEAACALVAGATVQFHGDESAEDCQLATGDAARPYLRAARIPLGEDAQAFDLVQFAHDYSNAQAILLDAHVDGYGGGGKTFNWSLLPPSVNAHLVLSGGLTSANVGDGITSVRPRCKSLAVDVSSGVETEDAHGKPLRGIKDPEKIRQFVAAVRAADRHLAGM, from the coding sequence ATGAACGCAAGCACCACGCACACCGACACTTATATCCGTACCCGAATCAAAATTTGCGGCCTGACCCGCGAACAGGACGTTGACGCCGCGGTCGCCGCCGGCGCGGACGCCATCGGTTTCGTGCTTTACGCCAAGAGCCCCAGGGCTGTCACTGCCGAACGCGCGGCCGAGCTGGCCAAACGGCTGCCGCCCTTCGTGACGCCCGTGTTGTTGTTCGTCAACGCAAACGCTACAGAAATAGAAGCTGCCTGCGCACTGGTGGCGGGCGCTACGGTGCAATTTCATGGAGATGAATCCGCCGAGGATTGCCAGTTGGCTACTGGTGATGCTGCCCGCCCTTATCTTCGCGCCGCGCGTATTCCCTTGGGCGAAGACGCACAGGCCTTCGACCTCGTACAATTTGCTCACGATTATTCGAACGCCCAAGCCATTCTGCTAGACGCCCATGTGGACGGCTACGGTGGCGGTGGCAAAACATTCAATTGGTCACTTCTTCCTCCAAGCGTCAACGCTCACCTCGTCTTGAGTGGTGGACTCACCAGTGCAAACGTGGGCGATGGCATCACGTCGGTACGGCCGCGCTGTAAGTCGCTGGCTGTGGATGTGAGCTCCGGCGTCGAAACCGAAGACGCTCACGGCAAGCCCCTCAGGGGCATCAAAGACCCCGAAAAAATCCGCCAGTTCGTTGCCGCCGTGCGCGCGGCGGACCGGCATCTTGCAGGAATGTAA
- the truA gene encoding tRNA pseudouridine(38-40) synthase TruA — protein sequence MRVVLGVTYNGQGYQGWQSQSSGQTIQDKLETALGKFTAQRVSTLCAGRTDAGVHGLMQVVHFDTDIDRDTYSWIRGTNANLPKDISVQWAVKTTSEFHCRASAISRRYAYVLLESPIRPSVETGRVGWTFNNLDEMSMRKAADYLIGEHDFTSFRAAQCQALSPVKNVMRIDFHKRGAYWRIEFEANAFLHHMIRNIMGCLVQIGQGKKPPEWMEEVLAARSRKVAAPTFSPDGLYFLGPRYDSQWGMPERTPAYDALP from the coding sequence GTGCGCGTAGTTTTAGGCGTCACGTACAACGGCCAGGGATACCAGGGTTGGCAAAGCCAATCCTCCGGTCAGACGATTCAAGACAAACTGGAAACCGCGCTGGGCAAATTCACTGCCCAGCGCGTTTCCACTTTGTGCGCCGGCCGCACCGATGCAGGAGTGCACGGACTGATGCAAGTGGTGCACTTCGACACGGATATAGACCGCGACACCTACTCCTGGATCCGAGGTACCAACGCCAATCTGCCCAAAGACATTTCGGTTCAGTGGGCGGTAAAAACCACTTCGGAATTTCACTGCAGGGCCTCGGCCATTTCTCGACGGTATGCCTATGTGCTGCTGGAGTCTCCAATACGACCCAGCGTCGAAACAGGCAGGGTTGGCTGGACTTTCAACAATCTGGACGAGATGTCCATGCGCAAGGCGGCCGACTACCTGATCGGCGAGCACGACTTCACTTCCTTTCGAGCCGCGCAGTGCCAAGCCCTGAGTCCGGTCAAAAATGTGATGCGTATTGACTTCCACAAGCGCGGCGCCTACTGGAGGATCGAGTTTGAGGCCAACGCATTTCTGCACCACATGATCCGCAACATCATGGGCTGTCTGGTGCAAATTGGCCAAGGGAAAAAACCACCGGAGTGGATGGAAGAAGTGCTGGCAGCCCGCAGCCGCAAGGTGGCGGCACCGACCTTCTCACCGGATGGTTTGTACTTTCTCGGCCCCCGCTATGACTCCCAATGGGGCATGCCGGAGCGCACGCCTGCGTATGATGCGTTGCCATGA
- a CDS encoding FimV/HubP family polar landmark protein produces MIAKTHRWQRTAIAAAAIALLGLSGTGAYALSLGRLTVQSALGEPLRAEVEVPDITAEEAASLKAAVAQPEAFTAAGLEYSAALTSLQATLQRRADGRAYLRLTSDRTVNDPFVDLILEATWASGRIVRDYTLLLDPPSLKKAAPAPTLAQTPAAASAPAVAAPAASPAPRATSTEPSRQAAPVRPAGPAAEAPAPKPASGNEKQITVKPGDTAGKIASANKPAGVSLDQMLVALLRSNPDAFVNDNLNRVRAGAVMTVPSAESATSVSPAEASKIVVAQSKDFNDFRRNLAGNAPQATVSAADRKASGSIEAKVDEKKPASPTPDKLTLSKGAVSSKADEAKITKEREAKDAAAREAELAKNKKELESLKAAANALPAKPAAPQAPAAVTVPVAAVPAASEPAKSAPAVAAPASAPAPVAAASAPQTAASEAPVAKAPAPAKAAVPAPAVEEPSLLDTLLEDPLVPAGAVGLLALLGGFAAYRVRQRKKNASQVDSAFLESRLQPDSFFGASGGQRVDTNQNGPVSASSMVYSASQLDAADDVDPVAEADVYLAYGRDLQAEEILKEAVRSNPGRLAIHTKLLEIFAKRRDTRSFESTATQAYKLTGATSPEWTRICEMGQSIDPTNPLYQPGGAPASMGGATMAAGPISGFGGSTVAQSAHAELEPDLGGGVDLDLDLDFSLDDEPAASAISDVTGGTITSGTEETVKMEAPVADNALDMDFDLGEDEPSQPQPSFEPVNQMPEISLSLDDLEVPLDAGSTNPLRFEPTGPAPVEPAPAATANQLADTGLMEFDLSSLSMELDSPAESPASAPDILSEDPLGTKLALAEEFISIGDEDGARALIEEVMSEATGDMRAKAQKALAQLS; encoded by the coding sequence TTGATCGCAAAGACACATCGTTGGCAGAGGACCGCCATTGCGGCTGCAGCCATTGCGCTACTCGGCTTGTCCGGAACCGGGGCCTACGCGCTTTCGCTCGGCCGATTGACCGTCCAGTCGGCGTTGGGCGAACCGCTGCGTGCTGAAGTTGAAGTTCCTGACATCACGGCAGAAGAAGCCGCCTCTCTGAAAGCGGCTGTCGCCCAACCGGAGGCTTTTACTGCCGCCGGCTTGGAATACAGCGCCGCACTCACCAGCTTGCAGGCCACCCTCCAACGCCGTGCAGACGGTCGCGCATACCTGCGGCTGACCAGTGACCGCACCGTCAATGACCCTTTTGTCGATCTGATTCTGGAAGCTACCTGGGCATCCGGCCGCATCGTACGGGACTACACGCTCTTGTTGGATCCACCAAGCCTGAAAAAGGCCGCCCCGGCGCCAACGTTGGCCCAAACCCCTGCAGCAGCAAGTGCGCCTGCAGTTGCTGCACCCGCCGCTTCTCCAGCACCCCGAGCCACATCAACTGAACCTTCCCGTCAGGCAGCACCCGTACGGCCTGCCGGACCGGCCGCCGAAGCACCCGCACCCAAACCCGCCTCTGGCAATGAAAAACAAATCACGGTCAAGCCGGGTGACACGGCCGGCAAGATTGCCAGCGCCAACAAGCCCGCAGGTGTGTCGCTCGACCAGATGCTGGTCGCGCTACTGCGCTCCAACCCGGATGCGTTCGTCAATGACAACTTGAACCGTGTTCGCGCCGGCGCGGTCATGACAGTGCCATCCGCGGAAAGCGCAACTAGCGTCTCCCCGGCTGAAGCTTCCAAAATCGTTGTAGCGCAGAGCAAGGACTTCAACGATTTCCGCCGCAATCTGGCAGGAAATGCGCCACAAGCAACCGTGAGCGCAGCGGACCGCAAAGCCAGTGGTTCGATTGAAGCCAAGGTGGATGAAAAGAAACCTGCCTCGCCCACGCCAGACAAGCTGACTCTGTCCAAGGGCGCTGTTTCGTCCAAGGCGGATGAAGCCAAGATTACCAAGGAGCGTGAGGCCAAAGACGCTGCTGCACGCGAAGCCGAGCTGGCAAAGAACAAGAAAGAACTGGAATCTCTGAAGGCAGCAGCCAATGCGTTGCCAGCCAAGCCTGCGGCACCTCAAGCCCCTGCGGCTGTCACCGTGCCGGTTGCGGCGGTACCTGCAGCATCTGAGCCGGCCAAATCTGCTCCGGCCGTTGCTGCCCCAGCTTCTGCACCAGCGCCTGTCGCTGCGGCCTCTGCGCCCCAGACCGCTGCCTCTGAAGCACCTGTTGCAAAGGCGCCAGCCCCTGCCAAGGCAGCAGTTCCAGCGCCTGCAGTAGAAGAGCCATCTTTGCTGGACACTTTGCTCGAAGACCCCCTGGTACCCGCTGGCGCAGTTGGATTGCTGGCACTTTTGGGTGGTTTTGCCGCGTACCGCGTCCGTCAACGCAAGAAGAATGCGTCTCAAGTGGATAGCGCCTTCCTGGAAAGTCGCCTGCAACCCGACTCCTTCTTTGGCGCGAGTGGTGGTCAGCGGGTAGACACGAACCAGAACGGCCCTGTCAGTGCGTCCTCCATGGTGTATTCAGCAAGTCAACTGGACGCCGCCGATGACGTGGACCCCGTTGCAGAAGCGGATGTTTACCTTGCCTACGGTCGCGACTTGCAGGCTGAAGAAATCCTCAAAGAAGCTGTCCGGTCCAACCCCGGACGTTTGGCAATCCACACCAAGTTGCTGGAAATTTTTGCCAAGCGTCGGGATACCCGCAGCTTTGAAAGCACGGCGACCCAAGCCTACAAGCTGACCGGGGCTACCAGCCCCGAGTGGACCCGCATCTGTGAAATGGGCCAGAGCATTGATCCAACCAACCCTCTGTACCAGCCAGGCGGCGCTCCTGCCTCCATGGGTGGTGCAACCATGGCAGCTGGACCAATTTCCGGTTTTGGTGGAAGCACCGTGGCCCAATCTGCTCACGCAGAGCTTGAACCGGATCTGGGCGGCGGTGTCGATCTGGATCTGGATCTGGATTTCTCCCTGGATGATGAACCAGCAGCCAGTGCCATCAGCGATGTAACCGGCGGAACAATCACTTCAGGCACTGAAGAAACCGTCAAGATGGAAGCTCCTGTTGCAGACAATGCATTGGACATGGATTTTGATCTGGGCGAAGACGAACCCAGCCAACCCCAGCCCAGCTTTGAGCCTGTGAACCAGATGCCAGAGATTTCCTTGTCTTTGGATGACCTTGAGGTACCATTGGATGCTGGCAGCACCAATCCGCTGCGCTTCGAACCCACAGGCCCTGCCCCTGTGGAACCTGCGCCCGCTGCAACTGCAAACCAACTCGCCGATACAGGCCTGATGGAATTCGACCTCAGCTCTTTGTCCATGGAGCTCGACAGCCCCGCCGAATCCCCAGCCTCTGCGCCTGACATCCTGAGCGAAGACCCACTGGGAACCAAGCTGGCACTCGCCGAAGAATTCATCTCGATTGGCGACGAAGATGGTGCACGTGCTTTGATCGAAGAAGTGATGTCGGAAGCCACGGGTGATATGCGGGCTAAAGCACAAAAAGCTCTGGCGCAACTGAGCTAA
- the asd gene encoding aspartate-semialdehyde dehydrogenase, whose product MSKLVGLVGWRGMVGSVLMDRMAQEKDFDLIEPLFFSTSNAGGKAPAEARNETTLQDAYNIDALKRCDIIITAQGGDYTTEVFPKLRAAGWNGHWIDAASTLRMEKDAVIILDPVNMPVIKDALAKGGKNWVGGNCTVSCMLMGVGALYKAGLVEWMSTQTYQAASGGGAQHMRELLTQYGTLNAEVKALLDDPKSAILEIDRKVIAKQRALTGAETANFGVPLGGSLIPWIDKDLGNGMSKEEWKGMAETNKILGMGEGFGSSAIPVDGFCVRVGAMRCHSQALTFKLKKDVPVADIEAMIAADNQWVKVVPNTREATIQDLTPVAVTGTMTIPVGRIRKLAMGPEYVGAFTIGDQLLWGAAEPLRRMLRILLDA is encoded by the coding sequence ATGAGCAAGTTGGTAGGTTTGGTCGGCTGGCGCGGCATGGTCGGCTCGGTATTGATGGATCGCATGGCGCAGGAAAAAGATTTCGATCTGATCGAACCGCTTTTCTTCTCCACCAGCAACGCAGGCGGCAAGGCTCCGGCAGAGGCCAGGAACGAAACCACGCTGCAAGACGCTTACAACATCGACGCCCTCAAGCGCTGCGACATCATCATCACTGCCCAAGGCGGCGACTACACCACCGAAGTGTTCCCCAAGCTGCGCGCTGCGGGCTGGAATGGCCACTGGATCGACGCAGCTTCCACACTGCGCATGGAAAAAGACGCCGTCATCATCCTGGATCCGGTCAACATGCCCGTCATCAAGGATGCACTGGCCAAGGGCGGCAAGAACTGGGTGGGTGGCAATTGCACCGTGAGCTGCATGTTGATGGGCGTGGGCGCACTTTACAAGGCAGGCTTGGTCGAGTGGATGAGCACACAGACTTACCAAGCTGCTTCCGGCGGCGGTGCACAGCACATGCGTGAGCTGCTGACCCAATACGGCACTTTGAATGCCGAAGTCAAAGCCCTGCTCGACGATCCCAAGAGCGCGATTCTGGAAATCGACCGCAAGGTCATTGCCAAACAGCGCGCACTGACCGGCGCGGAGACCGCCAACTTTGGCGTGCCACTGGGCGGCTCCCTGATTCCCTGGATCGACAAGGATCTGGGCAACGGCATGTCCAAGGAAGAGTGGAAGGGCATGGCCGAAACCAACAAGATTCTGGGCATGGGCGAAGGCTTCGGCAGCTCCGCCATTCCGGTCGATGGTTTCTGTGTGCGCGTGGGCGCCATGCGCTGCCACAGCCAAGCCCTGACCTTCAAGCTGAAAAAAGACGTGCCTGTGGCCGACATCGAAGCCATGATCGCTGCAGACAACCAGTGGGTCAAAGTGGTGCCCAACACCCGTGAGGCAACCATTCAGGATCTGACACCTGTGGCGGTGACCGGCACCATGACTATCCCTGTGGGGCGTATCCGCAAGCTGGCGATGGGGCCTGAGTACGTGGGCGCGTTCACCATCGGCGACCAACTGCTGTGGGGTGCGGCCGAGCCACTGCGCCGCATGCTGCGCATCCTGCTCGACGCGTAA
- the leuB gene encoding 3-isopropylmalate dehydrogenase produces MKIAVLPGDGIGTEIVAEAVKVLNALDLKLEMETALVGGCAYEAHGHPLPEATLKLAKEADAVLFGAVGDWKYDKLERQFRPEQAILGLRKNLGLFANFRPAICYEQLVGASSLKPELIAGLDILIIRELTGDIYFGQPRGRRIATDGHFPGAEEAFDTMRYSRPEIERIAHVAFQAAQKRNKRVTSVDKNNVLETSQLWKDVMVEVGQQYPDVELDHMLVDNAAMQLVKAPKKFDVLVTGNMFGDILSDEASMLTGSIGMLPSASLNSSNQGLYEPSHGSAPDIAGKGIANPLATILSAAMMLRFSLNQETAAQRIEAAVKKVLEQGLRTADIYSEGTTKVSTKEMGDAVLKALT; encoded by the coding sequence ATGAAAATTGCAGTCTTGCCGGGTGACGGCATCGGCACCGAAATCGTGGCGGAAGCCGTGAAGGTTTTGAACGCTCTGGACCTCAAGCTGGAAATGGAAACCGCACTCGTGGGCGGTTGCGCCTATGAGGCCCATGGCCACCCCCTTCCTGAAGCCACCCTCAAGCTGGCAAAGGAAGCGGACGCGGTGTTGTTCGGCGCCGTGGGCGACTGGAAGTACGACAAGCTGGAGCGCCAGTTCCGCCCCGAGCAGGCCATCTTGGGCTTGCGCAAGAATTTGGGCCTCTTTGCCAACTTCCGCCCCGCGATTTGCTACGAGCAGCTGGTAGGCGCCTCCAGCCTTAAGCCCGAGCTGATTGCGGGCCTGGACATCCTCATCATCCGCGAACTGACTGGCGACATCTACTTCGGCCAACCCCGCGGCCGCCGCATTGCGACTGATGGACACTTTCCCGGAGCGGAAGAAGCGTTCGACACCATGCGCTACAGCCGCCCCGAGATCGAACGCATTGCGCACGTAGCGTTCCAGGCGGCGCAGAAGCGCAACAAGCGCGTCACCAGTGTCGACAAGAACAACGTGCTTGAAACCTCGCAGCTGTGGAAAGACGTGATGGTTGAAGTGGGCCAACAGTACCCCGACGTGGAGTTGGACCACATGTTGGTGGACAACGCCGCCATGCAACTGGTCAAAGCACCCAAGAAATTTGACGTGCTGGTCACCGGCAACATGTTCGGCGACATCCTGTCCGACGAAGCCTCCATGCTGACCGGCTCCATCGGTATGCTGCCTTCCGCCAGCCTGAACAGCAGCAACCAGGGCCTGTATGAGCCCAGCCACGGCAGCGCACCGGACATCGCCGGCAAAGGCATTGCCAACCCGCTGGCCACCATCCTGAGCGCCGCGATGATGCTGCGCTTCAGTCTGAACCAAGAGACTGCCGCACAGCGCATTGAAGCCGCCGTGAAGAAGGTGCTGGAGCAAGGTTTGCGCACAGCCGACATTTACAGCGAAGGCACTACCAAGGTCAGCACCAAAGAGATGGGCGACGCGGTACTCAAGGCCCTCACCTAA
- the leuD gene encoding 3-isopropylmalate dehydratase small subunit, whose translation MKNFTVHQGLVAPMDRENVDTDAIIPKQFLKSIRKTGFGQNLFDEWRYLDAGYPGQDPASRKPNPDFVLNQPRYAGASILLARKNFGCGSSREHAPWAIDQYGFRAIIAPSYADIFFNNCFKNGLLPIVLSEALVDQLFNEALAFPGYQLTIDLERQVIVKPQGEEIPFDVQAFRKYCLLNGFDDIGLTLRHADKIKAFEAQRLATKPWLAQTMSA comes from the coding sequence ATGAAAAACTTTACTGTTCACCAAGGGCTGGTTGCGCCCATGGACCGCGAAAACGTGGACACCGACGCGATCATCCCCAAGCAATTTCTCAAATCCATCCGCAAGACGGGCTTCGGTCAGAACCTGTTTGACGAATGGCGCTACCTGGATGCGGGCTACCCCGGCCAGGACCCCGCCAGCCGCAAGCCCAACCCGGACTTTGTGCTGAACCAACCCCGCTATGCCGGCGCATCCATCCTGCTGGCGCGCAAAAACTTCGGCTGCGGCTCCAGCCGCGAGCACGCGCCCTGGGCGATTGACCAATATGGCTTCCGCGCCATCATCGCACCCAGCTACGCTGACATCTTCTTCAACAATTGCTTCAAGAATGGTTTGCTGCCTATCGTGCTAAGCGAAGCCTTAGTGGACCAGTTGTTCAACGAAGCACTGGCCTTCCCCGGCTATCAGCTCACCATTGATCTGGAGCGCCAGGTCATCGTGAAGCCGCAGGGCGAAGAAATTCCGTTCGACGTACAGGCCTTCCGCAAGTACTGCTTGCTCAACGGCTTTGACGACATCGGCCTGACCCTGCGCCATGCCGACAAGATCAAGGCGTTCGAAGCCCAACGTTTGGCCACAAAACCGTGGCTGGCGCAGACCATGTCTGCGTGA
- a CDS encoding entericidin A/B family lipoprotein, giving the protein MKTALIAACAATLLLLSGCNTVKGMGQDIQKAGEKIEGAAKK; this is encoded by the coding sequence ATGAAAACCGCACTTATCGCCGCATGCGCAGCCACCCTGCTGTTGCTGTCTGGATGCAACACAGTCAAAGGCATGGGCCAGGACATTCAAAAGGCCGGCGAAAAAATTGAAGGCGCTGCCAAAAAATGA
- the leuC gene encoding 3-isopropylmalate dehydratase large subunit, translating to MARTLYDKLWDDHVVHTEDDGTSILYIDRHLVHEVTSPQAFEGLREAGRKVWRISSIVATADHNTPTTGWELGYDGITDPTSKEQVTTLDSNIKEFGSAAYFPFLSKRQGIVHVMGPENGATLPGMTVVCGDSHTSTHGAFGALAHGIGTSEVEHVMATQTLLAKKAKNMLIKVEGNVAPGITGKDIVLAIIGKIGTAGGTGYTIEFGGSAIRALSMEGRMTVCNMAIEAGARAGLVAVDEKTIDYVKGRPLAPGANAASPEAAAVEWDQAVAFWKTLHSDAGAHFDTVVELDATKIVPQVTWGTSPEMVLGVDAIVPDPDKEKDASKRGAIERALTYMGLEPGKPLNDLFVDKVFIGSCTNSRIEDMREAAAVVKKLGQKVAKNIKLAMVVPGSGLVKEQAEREGLHEIFKAAGFEWREPGCSMCLAMNADRLEPGERCASTSNRNFEGRQGAGGRTHLVSPAMAAAAAIHGHFVDIRKFA from the coding sequence ATGGCACGCACGCTCTACGACAAACTCTGGGACGACCACGTCGTTCATACCGAAGACGATGGCACTTCCATCCTCTATATCGACCGCCATCTGGTCCACGAAGTGACCAGCCCCCAGGCGTTTGAAGGGCTGCGTGAAGCAGGTCGCAAGGTCTGGCGCATCAGCTCTATCGTCGCCACTGCCGACCACAACACGCCGACCACCGGTTGGGAGCTGGGCTACGACGGCATTACCGACCCGACCAGCAAAGAACAGGTCACCACCCTAGACAGCAACATCAAGGAATTCGGCTCTGCCGCTTATTTCCCCTTCCTGTCCAAGCGCCAGGGCATCGTGCACGTGATGGGGCCTGAAAACGGCGCGACCCTGCCCGGCATGACCGTGGTGTGCGGCGACTCCCATACCTCCACCCACGGTGCGTTTGGGGCCTTGGCCCACGGAATCGGTACCAGCGAGGTCGAGCACGTGATGGCCACGCAAACCCTCTTGGCCAAAAAAGCCAAGAACATGCTGATCAAGGTCGAAGGTAACGTTGCTCCCGGCATCACCGGCAAAGACATTGTGCTGGCCATCATCGGCAAAATCGGCACCGCAGGCGGCACCGGCTACACCATCGAATTCGGCGGCTCCGCCATCCGTGCGTTGAGCATGGAAGGCCGCATGACGGTGTGCAACATGGCCATCGAAGCCGGCGCCCGCGCTGGATTGGTCGCCGTGGATGAGAAAACCATCGACTACGTCAAGGGCCGCCCCTTGGCCCCCGGCGCCAACGCTGCCTCCCCCGAAGCCGCAGCGGTGGAATGGGACCAGGCCGTCGCCTTCTGGAAGACACTGCACTCCGACGCCGGCGCGCATTTCGACACCGTCGTCGAGCTGGACGCCACCAAAATCGTGCCGCAAGTCACCTGGGGCACCTCGCCCGAAATGGTGCTGGGCGTGGACGCCATCGTGCCAGACCCCGACAAAGAAAAAGACGCCAGCAAGCGCGGCGCCATTGAGCGGGCACTCACCTACATGGGCTTGGAGCCCGGCAAACCCTTGAACGACTTGTTTGTGGACAAGGTATTCATCGGTTCCTGTACCAACAGCCGCATCGAAGACATGCGCGAAGCTGCCGCCGTGGTGAAAAAGCTGGGCCAAAAAGTCGCCAAGAACATCAAGCTGGCCATGGTTGTTCCCGGCTCCGGTCTGGTGAAAGAGCAGGCAGAGCGCGAAGGACTGCACGAAATTTTCAAGGCCGCGGGCTTTGAGTGGCGTGAACCCGGCTGCTCCATGTGCCTGGCCATGAATGCCGACCGCCTGGAACCCGGAGAGCGCTGCGCCTCCACCAGCAACCGCAACTTTGAAGGCCGCCAGGGTGCCGGTGGGCGCACCCACCTGGTGAGCCCCGCCATGGCCGCTGCAGCAGCCATCCATGGACACTTTGTCGATATCCGCAAGTTCGCCTGA
- a CDS encoding LysR family transcriptional regulator, with product MPHIDRPLTRRMDLTSLQMFVAVCETGSIGKAAEREFIAPSALSKRLSDLELALGSQLLQRHSRGVHPTPAGQSLLHHARSVFFSLDRMHTELTEYADGAKGQVRVHASISATVQFLPEDLGAFIRAHQGIKIDLEEHLSTEVIRAVEEGAADFGVCNTADGVGELQTLPYRQDQLVLIAPRTHALARESSVAFADTLALDHVGLHSNSSIYVAMRQAATALGQSIKLRIQVTGLDAMCRMIHNGLGVGVMPLRAFTLMHSAGELAAVPLTDPWAHRRIELVARDFSTLPRSARLLVDHLKSSL from the coding sequence ATGCCGCACATTGACCGCCCCCTCACCCGCCGGATGGACCTGACATCGCTACAGATGTTTGTGGCTGTCTGCGAGACAGGTAGCATCGGCAAGGCTGCGGAGCGCGAATTCATTGCCCCCTCGGCACTCAGCAAGCGGCTCAGTGATCTGGAGCTGGCGCTAGGCAGCCAGCTGCTACAACGCCATTCACGCGGTGTGCACCCTACCCCAGCGGGGCAAAGCCTGTTGCACCACGCCCGCAGCGTGTTCTTCAGCCTGGACCGCATGCACACTGAGTTGACGGAATACGCCGACGGCGCCAAAGGCCAGGTGCGGGTACACGCCAGCATCTCGGCCACGGTGCAGTTTCTGCCGGAAGACCTGGGTGCCTTCATCCGTGCCCACCAAGGCATCAAGATCGATCTGGAAGAGCACCTGAGCACCGAAGTCATTCGTGCCGTTGAGGAAGGTGCCGCCGATTTCGGTGTCTGCAATACGGCGGACGGCGTGGGCGAATTGCAGACCCTGCCCTACCGGCAGGACCAACTGGTGCTTATTGCTCCCCGCACCCATGCGCTCGCCCGCGAGTCCTCAGTGGCGTTCGCGGACACCTTGGCGCTGGACCATGTGGGCCTGCATTCCAACAGCTCCATCTATGTCGCTATGCGCCAGGCGGCCACAGCGCTGGGCCAAAGCATCAAACTGCGCATCCAGGTCACCGGGCTCGATGCCATGTGCCGCATGATTCACAACGGCCTGGGCGTGGGCGTCATGCCCCTGCGCGCATTCACGCTGATGCATAGCGCCGGCGAATTGGCAGCAGTACCCCTCACCGACCCCTGGGCCCACCGCCGCATTGAGCTGGTGGCCCGCGACTTCTCGACCCTGCCACGCAGCGCGCGCTTGCTGGTCGACCACCTAAAATCGTCTCTCTAA